From Jeotgalibaca dankookensis, one genomic window encodes:
- a CDS encoding uracil-xanthine permease family protein encodes MAFFYKQPTNTSKYDVDGVPPLKEAVPLGLQHVFAMFLGNIAVPIIVAKVVGITGDDLTVLVQSAMVMSGVATFIQCYPIWKVGAKLPIVMGSSFGFLPTNISIASTYGISGLLGAAFVGGLFSSFLSFFIKPLRRFFPKVVTGTVVLTIGLSLLPTGITAMAGGNGAEDFGSAKNWLIALFVMTIVLLLNQFGRGMAKTSSILIAIIIGYAVAVPLGMVAFDSVREATWFSLPRPFYFPLVFKWGAIAPMLIMFVVTAVETVGDVTAMTMGGANREPSDRELSGAILANGMTSSLAALFNSLPNTSFSQNIGMITFTKMMSRFIVAVGAIFLIIAGLIPKFGAIMATLPQSVIGGASIIIFSQITLTGIGILTSEPLTDRSKLIVGLSLSFGLGLTQVPEAMAALPDSVASLFGGSSIVISCLVALALNIILPSSKLKQ; translated from the coding sequence ATGGCTTTCTTTTATAAACAACCAACTAATACAAGTAAGTACGATGTAGACGGTGTTCCGCCACTAAAAGAAGCCGTTCCATTAGGGCTTCAACATGTCTTTGCCATGTTTTTGGGCAATATTGCTGTGCCCATTATTGTAGCAAAGGTAGTGGGGATAACAGGGGATGATTTAACTGTTTTAGTACAGAGCGCCATGGTAATGTCTGGGGTCGCAACATTCATCCAATGTTATCCGATTTGGAAAGTAGGAGCTAAACTTCCAATTGTAATGGGAAGTAGTTTTGGTTTTTTGCCGACTAATATTTCTATAGCAAGTACCTATGGTATCTCTGGCTTATTGGGTGCAGCTTTTGTTGGGGGCTTATTTTCTTCTTTTTTAAGTTTCTTTATTAAACCCTTAAGACGATTCTTCCCAAAGGTAGTAACGGGGACGGTTGTATTAACAATTGGTTTATCTCTGCTCCCAACGGGCATTACAGCTATGGCTGGAGGAAATGGCGCGGAAGATTTTGGATCAGCCAAAAACTGGCTTATAGCACTCTTTGTGATGACCATCGTTCTTCTCTTAAATCAATTTGGTAGAGGAATGGCTAAAACCTCTTCTATTTTAATAGCTATTATCATTGGATATGCCGTTGCAGTGCCACTTGGAATGGTAGCGTTTGATTCAGTTAGGGAAGCAACTTGGTTTTCACTCCCAAGGCCGTTTTATTTTCCGCTTGTTTTTAAATGGGGAGCAATTGCACCTATGCTCATTATGTTTGTCGTAACAGCTGTTGAAACAGTAGGGGATGTTACGGCTATGACGATGGGTGGGGCAAATAGAGAACCAAGTGACCGGGAATTGTCGGGAGCTATTTTAGCAAATGGGATGACTTCTTCTTTAGCAGCCTTATTCAATTCTTTACCAAACACCTCCTTTAGCCAAAATATTGGTATGATTACTTTTACTAAAATGATGAGTCGCTTTATCGTTGCAGTAGGAGCAATCTTTTTAATTATTGCAGGTCTCATTCCAAAATTTGGAGCGATTATGGCAACCTTACCGCAGTCTGTTATTGGGGGTGCCTCGATTATTATTTTTTCACAAATAACTTTGACAGGAATTGGTATTTTAACATCTGAGCCTTTAACGGATCGCTCTAAATTAATTGTTGGACTTTCTCTATCTTTCGGACTAGGGTTAACGCAAGTACCAGAAGCTATGGCAGCTTTACCAGATTCAGTCGCGTCCTTATTTGGAGGATCCAGTATCGTTATTTCATGTTTAGTAGCCTTAGCACTCAACATAATTTTGCCATCAAGTAAACTAAAACAATAA